A section of the Bryobacteraceae bacterium genome encodes:
- a CDS encoding isocitrate dehydrogenase [NADP], with translation MPAEGQPIEFREGRFAVPDRPIIPFIEGDGTGPDIWRAAKAVFDAAVEKAYGGKKQVVWYEVFAGEKAFQKFNTWLPEDTLKAIQRFRVAIKGPLTTPVGGGIRSLNVTLRQLLNLYVCLRPVKYYPGVPSPMKRPELLDIVIFRENTEDVYAGIEWKQGTPEAAKVIEFLAREMGAKVRPDSGIGVKPISVEGPKRLVRRAIRYAIKNGRKSVTLVHKGNIMKFTEGAFRDWGYEVARDEFAGQVITEAEAGASPPEGKVIIKDRIADSMFQQLLLRPDEYDALATPNLNGDYLSDAAAAQVGGLGMAPGANIGDEQGVFEATHGTAPKYAGQDVVNPSSVILSGVMMFEFIGWEEAARLIEKGITETIRQKRVTYDLHRQMEGATRLKTSEFGQAIIENM, from the coding sequence GTGCCCGCAGAGGGGCAGCCCATTGAGTTCCGGGAGGGCCGCTTTGCCGTTCCGGACAGGCCCATCATCCCCTTCATCGAGGGCGACGGCACGGGCCCCGACATCTGGCGCGCCGCAAAGGCGGTCTTCGACGCCGCCGTGGAAAAGGCTTACGGGGGAAAGAAACAAGTTGTCTGGTACGAGGTCTTCGCCGGCGAGAAAGCCTTCCAGAAATTCAATACCTGGCTGCCGGAAGACACGTTGAAAGCAATCCAGCGCTTCCGGGTGGCCATCAAGGGGCCGCTGACGACGCCGGTCGGCGGCGGCATCCGCAGCCTGAACGTGACGCTGCGCCAGCTTCTGAACCTGTATGTCTGCCTGCGGCCGGTGAAATATTACCCGGGCGTGCCGTCACCGATGAAGCGGCCGGAGCTTCTCGATATCGTCATTTTCCGCGAAAATACCGAGGACGTTTATGCCGGCATCGAATGGAAACAGGGGACGCCGGAAGCAGCAAAAGTCATCGAATTTCTCGCCAGGGAGATGGGCGCGAAGGTCCGGCCGGATTCAGGCATTGGCGTCAAGCCGATCAGCGTGGAAGGGCCCAAGCGACTGGTGCGGCGGGCCATCCGCTACGCGATCAAGAACGGGCGGAAAAGCGTCACGCTCGTCCACAAGGGCAACATCATGAAATTCACCGAAGGCGCCTTCCGCGACTGGGGCTACGAGGTGGCACGGGACGAATTCGCCGGTCAGGTGATCACCGAGGCCGAAGCCGGCGCCAGTCCGCCGGAAGGCAAGGTGATCATCAAGGACCGCATTGCGGACTCGATGTTCCAGCAGCTTCTGCTCCGTCCGGACGAATACGACGCGCTGGCAACGCCCAACCTGAACGGCGATTATCTGTCCGACGCGGCGGCGGCGCAGGTAGGCGGGCTGGGAATGGCGCCCGGCGCCAACATCGGCGACGAGCAGGGCGTGTTTGAGGCAACACATGGCACGGCGCCCAAGTACGCCGGCCAGGACGTCGTGAACCCTTCCAGCGTCATACTGTCCGGCGTGATGATGTTCGAGTTCATCGGCTGGGAGGAAGCCGCCCGGCTGATTGAAAAGGGCATCACCGAAACGATCCGGCAGAAGCGGGTCACTTACGACCTGCACCGGCAGATGGAAGGCGCCACCAGACTGAAGACGAGCGAGTTCGGCCAGGCCATTATCGAGAACATGTGA
- a CDS encoding 3-phosphoshikimate 1-carboxyvinyltransferase: MVEVIHPARRLHGSLRLPGDKSISHRYAMIASVAQGVTTIRNYSSGADCHSTLACLRELGIEVEVQGDEVRIHGRGLHGYRPPHEPLDAGNSGSTIRMLSGLLAGQPFETRIGGDESLSRRPMQRIMEPLRRMGASIEAREGKYPPLTIRGGALQPIEYETPVPSAQVKSCVLLAGLMAEGVTTVREPARTRDHTEVALREFGAAIEAGPGWARVKGPARLEPRELVVPGDLSSAAFFLAGAAMLEGSDLILDGVGLNPTRAALVDFLASMGARIQILDIGMRHGEPVGVLRVRGSRLAGGLIEKGLTAALIDEIPVLAVLGAVSEEGLTVRDAAELRVKETDRIETVAENLRRLGIRVETAPDGLRVEGRQRFRAGKVASFGDHRIAMAFAVAALAADGPVEIEGAEAASVSFPEFWSKLREIAG, translated from the coding sequence ATGGTTGAAGTGATCCACCCGGCGCGGCGTCTGCACGGCAGCCTGCGCCTTCCCGGCGACAAGTCGATTTCCCACCGCTACGCGATGATCGCCTCGGTGGCCCAGGGCGTGACGACGATCCGCAATTACTCGTCCGGTGCCGACTGCCATTCGACGCTTGCCTGCCTGCGTGAACTGGGCATCGAAGTGGAGGTTCAGGGAGACGAGGTCCGCATTCACGGGCGCGGCCTGCACGGCTACAGGCCGCCGCACGAGCCGCTGGACGCCGGCAACAGCGGGTCCACCATCCGGATGTTGAGCGGCCTGCTGGCGGGGCAGCCGTTTGAGACCCGGATCGGCGGCGACGAGAGCCTGTCCCGCCGCCCGATGCAGCGCATTATGGAGCCGCTGCGGCGGATGGGAGCTTCCATCGAGGCGCGCGAAGGGAAATATCCGCCGCTGACGATTCGCGGCGGTGCGCTCCAGCCCATCGAGTACGAAACGCCCGTCCCCAGCGCCCAGGTCAAGAGCTGCGTCCTGCTGGCGGGCCTGATGGCCGAGGGCGTCACCACGGTGCGCGAGCCGGCGCGCACGCGCGACCACACGGAAGTCGCCCTGCGCGAATTCGGCGCCGCCATCGAGGCGGGCCCCGGATGGGCGCGCGTGAAGGGACCGGCGCGGCTCGAACCGCGCGAGCTCGTCGTGCCTGGAGATCTCAGCTCGGCCGCCTTCTTTCTGGCAGGGGCGGCCATGCTCGAAGGCTCTGACCTGATCCTGGACGGCGTCGGGCTCAACCCCACGCGGGCGGCGCTGGTGGACTTCCTGGCCTCGATGGGCGCGCGCATTCAGATCCTCGACATTGGCATGCGCCACGGCGAACCGGTGGGCGTGCTGCGGGTCCGCGGATCAAGGCTCGCCGGCGGCCTCATTGAAAAGGGCCTCACTGCGGCGCTGATCGACGAGATTCCGGTGCTGGCGGTGCTGGGCGCGGTGAGCGAGGAAGGACTCACCGTGCGCGACGCCGCCGAGCTCCGCGTCAAGGAGACGGACCGCATCGAGACGGTGGCGGAGAACCTGCGCCGGCTTGGCATTCGAGTCGAAACCGCCCCTGACGGCCTGCGCGTCGAAGGCCGCCAGCGGTTCCGCGCCGGCAAGGTGGCGAGTTTCGGCGACCACCGCATCGCCATGGCGTTCGCCGTCGCCGCCCTGGCCGCCGACGGACCGGTGGAGATCGAGGGCGCCGAGGCGGCCTCCGTGTCTTTCCCCGAGTTCTGGAGTAAACTGCGAGAGATCGCTGGTTGA